One window of Gammaproteobacteria bacterium genomic DNA carries:
- a CDS encoding glycosyltransferase, producing the protein MMTLPSISLVTCSYQQGRYLETTLRSVLQQGYPHLEYLVIDGGSTDTSLATIRRYQDQLAYWVSETDRGQTDALIKGFNHSYGEIFGWLCSDDLLLPGALQAVGEFFARHPRAQALYGDSLWIDDAGRLLRAKKEIPFNRFVFLYDHNYIPQPSMFWRRSLYQTVGGLDAGFNLSMDGDLWERFSARTTIAHLPRYLSCMRFYPAQKTRRLRPQAQREDMCIRHRRSWHRQTAALYPALHVLARGLRVLSKTVAGGYHARVPQEVRQWLQQQAIEAG; encoded by the coding sequence ATGATGACACTGCCAAGCATTTCCCTTGTCACCTGTTCCTATCAGCAGGGACGCTATTTAGAGACGACCCTGCGTTCGGTGTTGCAGCAAGGCTATCCGCATCTCGAATACCTCGTCATCGACGGCGGTTCCACGGATACCAGTCTGGCGACGATTCGCCGTTATCAAGATCAGCTCGCTTATTGGGTGTCGGAAACGGATCGCGGTCAGACCGACGCCTTGATCAAGGGTTTCAATCACAGTTACGGCGAAATTTTCGGTTGGCTGTGTTCGGACGACTTGTTGTTGCCCGGCGCGTTGCAGGCGGTGGGTGAATTTTTTGCGCGTCACCCACGGGCGCAGGCGCTTTACGGGGATTCGTTATGGATCGACGATGCCGGGCGATTGCTGCGGGCAAAAAAAGAGATACCGTTTAATCGCTTCGTGTTTCTCTACGACCATAACTACATCCCGCAGCCGTCGATGTTTTGGCGCCGCTCGTTGTATCAGACGGTCGGTGGGCTCGATGCCGGATTCAATCTCTCCATGGACGGCGATTTGTGGGAGCGTTTTTCCGCGCGCACGACCATCGCCCATCTGCCGCGTTATCTCTCGTGCATGCGTTTTTATCCGGCGCAAAAGACGCGCCGCTTGCGGCCACAAGCGCAGCGCGAAGACATGTGTATCCGCCATCGACGCAGTTGGCATCGGCAAACAGCGGCGCTGTACCCGGCGTTGCATGTGTTAGCCCGCGGCCTGCGCGTGCTATCCAAGACCGTCGCCGGCGGTTATCACGCACGCGTGCCGCAAGAGGTTCGGCAATGGTTGCAGCAACAGGCGATAGAGGCAGGATGA
- the pnp gene encoding polyribonucleotide nucleotidyltransferase, whose product MAKVTKTFQYGNHTVRLETGEIARQADGAVLASMGDTVVLATAVVARNPKPGQDFFPLTVDYQERTYAAGRIPGGFFKREGRPSEKEILTCRLIDRPIRPLFPDAFVNEIQIIVTVKSMDPEIDPDIVALLGASAALSLSGAPFQGPIGAARVGYRDGQYLLNPSNTDLKTSQLDLVVAGTDKAVLMVESEAKELSEEVMLGAVVFGHEQARAAIKAINELVKEVGVTPIAWQAPVEDAALYQVVAAAAEADITAAYQIAEKGARQDRLAEVRKAVVTKLADATDPDREDKVSVIIETLERKTVRGRILGGQPRIDGRDTRTVRPVVIRTGLLPRTHGSALFTRGETQAIVTTTLGTGRDAQIIDALEGERKEPFMMHYNFPPFSVGETGRVGSPKRREIGHGRLAKRGVAAVLPDMANYPYVIRVVSEITESNGSSSMASVCGASLALMDAGVPISAPVAGVAMGLIKEENRFAVLTDILGDEDHLGDMDFKVAGTSKGVTALQMDIKIEGINRDIMDAALKQAREGRMHILDIMSQAISTPRAELSEFAPRIITIKINPERIRDVIGKGGSTIRALCEETGTTIDIEDDGTVKIASADKLASEEARRRVQQLTADVEVGMIYEGKVAKLMDFGAFVTILPGKDGLVHISQISHERVENVSDKLREGEVVKVKVLEVDKQGRIRLSMKAVNEVAATTTT is encoded by the coding sequence TTGGCAAAAGTCACGAAGACCTTTCAATACGGCAACCACACCGTTCGCCTTGAAACCGGCGAGATCGCGCGTCAAGCAGACGGCGCGGTGCTGGCATCCATGGGCGACACCGTGGTACTCGCGACTGCAGTCGTGGCGCGAAACCCAAAACCCGGTCAGGATTTCTTTCCGCTGACCGTCGATTACCAAGAACGTACGTACGCCGCCGGCCGCATCCCCGGTGGCTTCTTCAAGCGTGAAGGGCGACCGTCGGAGAAAGAAATTCTCACCTGCCGCCTGATCGACCGCCCCATCCGTCCGCTGTTCCCCGATGCCTTCGTCAACGAAATTCAGATTATCGTTACCGTGAAGTCGATGGATCCGGAAATCGATCCGGATATCGTCGCGCTGCTCGGCGCCTCGGCCGCGTTGTCGCTATCCGGTGCGCCGTTCCAAGGCCCGATCGGCGCCGCCCGCGTCGGTTATCGAGACGGTCAGTATTTGCTGAACCCGAGCAACACCGATCTCAAAACCTCGCAACTCGATTTAGTGGTTGCCGGCACCGATAAAGCGGTGTTGATGGTCGAGTCGGAAGCGAAGGAATTGTCGGAAGAAGTGATGCTCGGCGCCGTCGTATTCGGCCACGAGCAAGCGCGTGCCGCCATCAAGGCGATCAACGAGCTCGTCAAAGAAGTCGGTGTGACGCCGATCGCCTGGCAGGCGCCGGTGGAAGATGCGGCGTTGTACCAAGTGGTCGCTGCCGCCGCTGAAGCCGATATCACCGCGGCCTATCAGATTGCCGAAAAAGGCGCGCGCCAAGATCGTTTGGCGGAAGTGCGCAAAGCGGTAGTGACGAAGCTTGCCGACGCCACCGATCCCGATCGCGAAGATAAAGTTAGCGTGATCATCGAGACCCTCGAGCGCAAGACCGTGCGCGGTCGCATCCTCGGTGGCCAACCGCGTATCGACGGGCGCGACACACGCACCGTGCGCCCGGTCGTCATCCGTACCGGCCTGTTGCCGCGTACCCATGGCAGCGCGTTGTTCACCCGCGGCGAGACCCAGGCGATCGTCACCACGACCCTCGGCACCGGCCGCGATGCGCAGATCATCGATGCGCTCGAAGGCGAGCGCAAAGAACCGTTCATGATGCATTACAACTTCCCGCCGTTCTCGGTCGGTGAAACCGGCCGCGTCGGCAGCCCGAAGCGGCGCGAGATCGGCCACGGCCGCCTCGCCAAGCGTGGCGTCGCCGCCGTATTGCCGGACATGGCGAATTATCCGTACGTCATCCGCGTCGTCTCCGAGATCACCGAGTCGAACGGCTCGAGCTCGATGGCGTCAGTGTGCGGCGCGAGCCTCGCACTGATGGACGCCGGGGTGCCGATTTCGGCGCCGGTCGCCGGTGTCGCGATGGGTCTCATCAAAGAAGAGAACCGCTTCGCGGTACTCACCGACATCCTCGGCGACGAAGATCACCTCGGCGACATGGATTTCAAAGTGGCTGGTACGTCGAAGGGCGTGACAGCGCTGCAGATGGACATCAAGATCGAAGGCATCAACCGCGACATCATGGATGCGGCGCTGAAGCAGGCGCGTGAAGGTCGGATGCACATCCTCGACATCATGAGCCAGGCGATCTCCACCCCACGTGCCGAGCTCTCCGAGTTCGCCCCGCGCATCATCACCATCAAGATCAATCCGGAACGCATCCGCGACGTCATCGGTAAGGGTGGTTCGACCATCCGCGCGCTGTGCGAAGAAACCGGCACGACGATCGACATCGAAGACGACGGTACGGTCAAGATTGCCTCGGCCGACAAACTGGCGAGCGAAGAAGCGCGCCGGCGGGTACAGCAGCTGACCGCTGACGTTGAAGTCGGCATGATTTACGAAGGCAAGGTAGCGAAGCTCATGGACTTCGGTGCGTTCGTGACGATTCTGCCGGGTAAAGACGGCTTGGTGCACATTTCGCAGATTTCGCATGAGCGCGTTGAGAACGTCAGCGATAAGCTGCGCGAAGGCGAAGTTGTGAAAGTGAAGGTCCTCGAAGTCGACAAGCAGGGACGCATTCGTCTCAGCATGAAGGCGGTTAACGAGGTGGCTGCCACGACCACGACCTAA
- the rbfA gene encoding 30S ribosome-binding factor RbfA: MKESNRPRRVAELIKRELAMLIPRELDDVRTHQATLTHVDVSPDLKNARVYFTLLAGTAGEKPVTDALNRAAAHLRHKLAGRLSLRIAPTIRFYFDESIERGDRLTQLINKAIKDDRGSGNK, encoded by the coding sequence ATGAAAGAAAGTAACCGACCCCGTCGTGTCGCCGAGCTCATCAAACGAGAGCTGGCGATGCTTATCCCACGCGAGCTCGATGATGTGCGTACGCATCAGGCGACGCTGACGCACGTCGATGTTTCGCCGGATCTCAAAAATGCTCGCGTTTATTTCACGCTGCTCGCCGGTACTGCCGGCGAAAAGCCGGTGACTGACGCGCTGAATCGTGCTGCTGCTCATCTGCGACATAAGTTGGCAGGGCGTCTGTCATTGCGAATTGCGCCGACCATTCGGTTTTATTTCGACGAGTCGATCGAGCGCGGTGATCGGTTGACGCAGTTGATCAATAAAGCGATCAAGGACGACCGCGGATCGGGCAACAAATGA
- a CDS encoding right-handed parallel beta-helix repeat-containing protein, producing MLLSISSANAATYYVNPAAAHATDNGRGSSASPFKTLGTAVSRLAPGDALIVAQGVYRESIDLRQTQLRDLGDATPATRIDAAPGANVVIKGSDVVQGWQRLAPGLFVKRQWSINSQQVFVDGVALKQIGGDIFGGFPHRKNHRLARLHASQGGIWPKRVDGGVPQLVDNSFYYDAAAQILYVKVGNDDLDQHVVEVSARPYLLIGNGVSHLLLRHLHFEHANTTDVSQAGALTLDGHDIVLDDVHVRYVDGNGFDITGDRNRISRSSANYCGQVGMKVRGKQARLIDNETSYNNTRGFNKWWEAGGAKFVGAGGLQDSEISGHRAYGNNGDGIWFDWKNQNNRLHDSIVAYNSGMGIHYEASAGAQIYNNYVFGNKQRGIYLPKSSRSVIANNLVVGNGMEGIAIIDENVMRPELEPRNNRVVANVLGWNGKSAIVLPSKSSDNLSDGNLFLDAQPPALSMGWGTREQPVLHGLSAWRQRTGQDKSSWQQQLSMPPTLAAELQAQALRPDWSLLREHRGKLHVAEPVAGTSIDARPGPKEL from the coding sequence ATGTTGCTGAGCATCAGCAGCGCGAATGCCGCGACCTACTATGTTAATCCCGCCGCCGCCCACGCTACCGACAATGGCCGCGGGTCGTCGGCGTCTCCGTTCAAAACCCTAGGCACCGCCGTCTCCCGGCTCGCGCCCGGTGACGCGCTTATCGTGGCGCAAGGTGTTTATCGCGAGTCCATCGATTTGCGTCAGACCCAACTGCGCGACTTGGGCGATGCCACGCCGGCGACTCGCATCGACGCCGCGCCGGGGGCGAACGTGGTGATCAAAGGGTCGGACGTCGTTCAAGGCTGGCAGCGGTTGGCGCCCGGTTTGTTCGTTAAGCGCCAGTGGTCGATCAACAGTCAGCAGGTGTTTGTCGATGGCGTTGCGCTGAAACAGATCGGCGGCGATATCTTTGGTGGGTTCCCGCATCGCAAGAACCACCGATTGGCGCGGCTGCATGCGTCGCAGGGCGGCATCTGGCCCAAGCGCGTTGACGGCGGCGTGCCACAGCTGGTCGACAACAGTTTCTACTACGACGCCGCCGCGCAAATTCTGTACGTCAAAGTCGGCAACGATGACCTGGATCAGCATGTCGTGGAAGTCAGCGCTCGGCCCTACCTATTAATTGGGAATGGTGTCAGTCATCTGCTACTTCGTCATCTGCATTTTGAACACGCCAACACCACCGACGTGAGTCAAGCCGGCGCACTCACCCTCGATGGACACGATATCGTGCTCGACGATGTGCACGTGCGTTATGTCGACGGCAACGGCTTCGACATCACCGGCGACCGCAACCGCATTAGCCGCAGCTCGGCCAATTATTGCGGCCAAGTCGGCATGAAGGTCCGCGGCAAGCAGGCACGCTTGATCGACAACGAAACCAGCTACAACAACACCCGCGGCTTCAACAAATGGTGGGAGGCGGGCGGCGCCAAGTTCGTCGGCGCCGGTGGACTGCAGGACTCCGAGATCAGCGGACATCGCGCCTATGGTAACAACGGCGATGGCATCTGGTTCGATTGGAAAAACCAGAACAACCGCCTGCATGACAGCATTGTCGCCTACAACAGCGGCATGGGAATCCATTACGAAGCGAGTGCCGGCGCGCAGATCTACAACAATTACGTCTTCGGTAATAAACAGCGCGGCATTTATCTGCCGAAAAGCTCGCGTTCAGTGATCGCCAATAATTTAGTCGTCGGCAATGGCATGGAGGGTATCGCCATCATCGATGAAAACGTGATGCGGCCGGAGCTCGAGCCGCGGAACAATCGCGTCGTCGCCAACGTCCTGGGCTGGAACGGTAAGAGCGCGATCGTATTGCCGAGCAAATCATCGGACAACTTGTCGGACGGGAATTTATTTCTCGATGCCCAACCGCCGGCGTTGTCGATGGGGTGGGGCACGCGCGAGCAACCGGTGTTGCACGGGCTATCCGCCTGGCGTCAGCGCACCGGTCAGGACAAGTCCTCCTGGCAGCAACAGTTGTCGATGCCGCCGACGCTGGCCGCAGAATTGCAGGCGCAGGCGTTGCGGCCGGATTGGTCGCTGCTGCGCGAGCATCGCGGCAAATTACATGTCGCCGAGCCAGTTGCCGGCACGTCGATCGACGCGCGACCGGGGCCGAAAGAGCTATGA
- the rpsO gene encoding 30S ribosomal protein S15 → MSFTAEKKSQVMQDYQTHQGDTGSPEVQVALLSAHIDDLSGHFQTHPKDHHSRLGLLKMVNKRRQLLDYLKKVDSERYRHLIERLKLRK, encoded by the coding sequence ATGTCCTTCACGGCAGAGAAGAAGTCCCAAGTGATGCAGGATTACCAAACCCACCAAGGTGACACCGGTTCGCCGGAAGTCCAGGTGGCATTGTTGTCGGCGCATATCGATGATCTGTCTGGTCACTTCCAGACACATCCGAAAGATCACCATTCCCGCCTCGGCCTGCTCAAGATGGTGAATAAGCGTCGCCAGTTGCTCGACTACTTGAAGAAAGTGGACAGCGAACGTTATCGCCATTTGATCGAACGCCTGAAGCTGCGCAAGTAA
- a CDS encoding aminoglycoside phosphotransferase family protein — MSLQLAESWRTIGDSLSIDNDVGNADAQVWRCVKRHESWGSWRALFSDKPRSLMVPSRGPGVQRSSVKFFISNPLSRLYAQTMLQANRWWPKAQLLPEMTLPPVSGPTLLDELPLPANTQLAFLIGTPGPYQKAAMLIMSDGGTPLALVKIALKESADDMVARETRWLCELGQQERLRGKTPRLLAHGSVRSGRGYLAASVAPGCAVASGFTSAHAAFLTELSRVRVMTGRFADSPACRYLLDSLAQLRSILSESMASLLADSLSDCSQRLAHWHGPFVLAHGDFAPWNVRLHDAGIFVFDWEYAAEGALPLRDVCHFFLAPLAVTGRGISLTQLKTALDRAQALALHAYPEFHWPRPIVAAHCLGYLLHTVLFYGESRGRVLENHPVIKSYCRLMQERAQWIN; from the coding sequence ATGAGTCTGCAGCTCGCCGAATCCTGGCGCACGATCGGCGATTCGTTGTCGATCGATAACGATGTCGGCAACGCCGACGCGCAGGTGTGGCGTTGTGTAAAACGGCATGAGAGTTGGGGAAGTTGGCGCGCATTGTTCAGCGACAAGCCGCGCTCCTTGATGGTGCCGTCGCGTGGCCCGGGGGTACAGCGCAGCAGCGTTAAATTCTTCATTAGCAACCCGCTGTCGCGTTTATACGCGCAGACGATGCTGCAGGCCAATCGCTGGTGGCCAAAGGCGCAACTACTGCCGGAGATGACGCTACCGCCGGTGAGCGGCCCGACCTTGTTAGACGAACTGCCGTTGCCGGCCAACACGCAACTCGCGTTCCTCATCGGCACGCCGGGTCCGTATCAGAAGGCGGCGATGTTGATTATGTCCGACGGCGGTACGCCGCTGGCGTTGGTGAAGATCGCGCTCAAGGAGAGCGCCGACGACATGGTGGCGCGCGAGACGCGCTGGTTATGCGAGCTCGGACAGCAAGAGCGACTGCGCGGCAAAACGCCGCGTTTGCTCGCGCACGGTAGCGTGCGTAGTGGGCGCGGCTATCTCGCCGCGAGTGTCGCCCCTGGCTGTGCGGTTGCCAGCGGATTTACGTCGGCGCACGCGGCGTTCCTGACGGAGTTGTCGCGCGTACGCGTTATGACCGGGCGCTTTGCCGATTCGCCGGCCTGTCGGTATTTACTAGACTCACTCGCGCAGCTGCGGTCGATCCTGAGCGAGTCGATGGCTAGCTTGTTGGCGGATAGCTTGAGCGACTGCAGTCAGCGCTTGGCGCATTGGCATGGCCCGTTTGTGTTGGCGCACGGCGACTTTGCGCCGTGGAATGTGCGCTTGCACGACGCCGGTATTTTCGTATTCGATTGGGAATACGCCGCCGAGGGTGCGTTGCCGTTGCGCGACGTGTGTCATTTCTTCCTCGCGCCGCTGGCAGTGACAGGGCGCGGCATCAGCCTGACGCAATTGAAGACCGCATTGGACCGGGCGCAAGCGCTGGCGCTGCATGCTTATCCCGAATTTCACTGGCCGCGCCCGATCGTAGCGGCGCATTGCCTCGGTTATTTGCTCCACACCGTGCTGTTCTATGGCGAATCGCGCGGCCGCGTGCTCGAGAACCATCCTGTGATCAAGAGCTATTGCCGACTCATGCAGGAGCGTGCGCAATGGATCAATTGA
- a CDS encoding WecB/TagA/CpsF family glycosyltransferase — MHTPIKYGWRTNVTRRRTVENVLGCDIDVLRWHDATETVLRWAARRESRYVCHCNVHAVVTAHRDAQFRAVLNHANLATPDGMPIAWLLRCSGHPGQPRIDGPDFMWAICRGAARTGEKIYLYGSTPQTLSRLRERLVAAFPKLTIVGAESPPFAEGAIRADVGAVKRINASGAQIVFVGLGCPKQEYWMARHRGRIKAVMIGVGAAFDYHAGSLRRAPPWMRRAGLEWLYRLLCEPRRLWRRYAVTNSLFALYVVDRMIRRILGKFLPFSRYFQHARKKHVSSPPLISPPTRSKRRRSYGNSRAA; from the coding sequence ATGCACACTCCTATTAAGTACGGATGGCGGACTAATGTAACTAGGCGGCGTACTGTCGAAAACGTGTTGGGTTGCGATATCGATGTGTTGCGATGGCATGATGCTACGGAAACCGTATTGCGGTGGGCGGCGCGGCGTGAGTCACGCTATGTGTGTCACTGTAATGTTCATGCCGTCGTCACCGCCCATCGTGATGCGCAATTTCGCGCGGTGTTGAACCATGCGAATCTCGCCACCCCTGATGGCATGCCGATCGCTTGGTTGTTGCGTTGTTCCGGGCACCCAGGCCAGCCGCGAATCGATGGGCCGGACTTCATGTGGGCGATTTGCCGTGGCGCCGCCCGCACCGGCGAGAAAATATATCTTTATGGTTCGACGCCGCAGACCTTGAGCCGACTACGAGAGCGACTCGTGGCGGCATTTCCCAAACTAACCATCGTTGGCGCTGAATCGCCACCGTTTGCCGAAGGCGCAATCCGAGCGGATGTGGGCGCCGTGAAACGCATTAATGCGTCGGGCGCGCAGATCGTATTCGTCGGACTCGGTTGCCCAAAACAGGAATATTGGATGGCGCGGCACCGCGGTCGTATTAAGGCGGTCATGATTGGCGTCGGCGCGGCCTTCGATTACCACGCTGGCAGCCTGCGGCGGGCGCCGCCGTGGATGCGCCGCGCCGGTCTGGAATGGCTCTATCGCCTACTGTGTGAGCCGCGTCGATTGTGGCGGCGTTACGCCGTGACCAACTCCTTGTTCGCCCTCTATGTCGTTGACCGCATGATCCGGCGAATATTGGGCAAATTTTTACCTTTTAGTCGCTATTTTCAGCACGCTCGCAAAAAGCATGTATCTAGTCCACCGCTCATTTCGCCGCCTACACGATCGAAAAGGAGAAGAAGTTATGGAAATTCCCGTGCTGCATAG
- a CDS encoding glycosyltransferase has translation MNLEPLRVVIAHCRYQQRGGEDAVVDAETQLLQQHGHQVRRLLRDNYEIEGANRAAVALQTLWSERTRREAQQLLQDFRPHVIHVHNTFPLLSPALYWAAARAGVPVVQTLHNFRLLCAQAMLLKQGKVCEKCIGHLPWRGVLGKCYRDSTLQSAVMVSGLALHRVLGTYQKKVTRYIALNEFCRGKFIDGGLPPERIVVKPNFVDIPAQESQMRKGGLFVGRLSSEKGTDILLAALSRLPDAHVDVIGTGPEQAKLEGRAGVRLLGWQEPNAVYARMRRAAYLVMPSLWYENFPRTLVEAFACGLPVIASRLGSMAELIDDRRTGLLFEAGSATDLARCIAWAEAHPEQLRQWGENARFEYKTKFTPEQNYRELTQIYQEVMDAHSY, from the coding sequence ATGAACCTTGAACCGCTGCGAGTGGTGATTGCGCATTGCCGCTATCAACAGCGCGGTGGTGAAGACGCCGTGGTCGACGCCGAGACACAGTTGCTGCAGCAGCACGGCCATCAGGTGCGGCGATTGCTGCGCGATAACTACGAGATTGAAGGCGCGAATCGCGCCGCCGTGGCGCTGCAAACGTTATGGTCCGAGCGCACCCGGCGCGAGGCACAACAGCTGCTACAAGACTTCCGCCCGCACGTGATTCATGTGCACAACACCTTTCCGCTATTGTCGCCGGCGCTCTATTGGGCAGCGGCGCGGGCCGGGGTGCCGGTGGTGCAGACGTTGCATAATTTTCGGCTGCTGTGTGCGCAGGCAATGCTGCTCAAGCAAGGCAAGGTCTGTGAAAAATGTATCGGCCATCTTCCCTGGCGCGGCGTACTCGGCAAGTGCTATCGCGATTCGACGTTGCAGTCGGCGGTAATGGTAAGTGGCCTGGCGTTGCATCGCGTCTTGGGGACTTATCAAAAAAAGGTGACGCGTTATATCGCGCTCAACGAGTTTTGCCGAGGCAAGTTCATCGACGGCGGCTTGCCGCCGGAGCGCATCGTAGTAAAGCCGAACTTTGTGGATATTCCCGCGCAAGAAAGCCAAATGCGCAAAGGCGGTTTGTTCGTCGGTCGGCTCTCGTCCGAGAAGGGCACGGATATTTTGCTCGCCGCACTTAGCCGGTTACCGGACGCCCACGTCGATGTCATCGGTACCGGCCCAGAGCAAGCCAAGCTCGAAGGTCGTGCCGGCGTTCGTCTGCTCGGATGGCAGGAACCGAACGCTGTCTATGCGCGCATGCGCCGGGCGGCGTATCTCGTCATGCCGAGCCTCTGGTACGAGAATTTTCCGCGCACGTTGGTCGAGGCCTTCGCTTGCGGACTGCCCGTCATTGCCAGCCGCCTGGGGTCAATGGCCGAGCTGATCGATGACCGCCGTACCGGCCTGTTATTCGAGGCGGGCTCGGCGACGGATTTGGCGCGCTGCATCGCCTGGGCCGAAGCCCATCCGGAGCAGTTGCGGCAATGGGGAGAGAACGCGCGTTTCGAATATAAAACGAAGTTTACTCCGGAGCAAAACTACAGGGAGCTCACGCAGATTTATCAGGAGGTCATGGATGCACACTCCTATTAA
- the truB gene encoding tRNA pseudouridine(55) synthase TruB — MKRRAACRPVDGVLLLDKPRGPTSNRALQLVKHLLEACKAGHTGSLDPLATGLLPLCFGEATKLSQFLLEAEKRYWAVFRLGVTTTTFDSEGEVRQVRPVAVDRQMLERALVEFRGEIDQVPPMYSALKHEGRPLYELAREGLEVDREVRRVTIDEIVVHSLEGDRLELEIACSKGTYIRSLAYDLGERLGCGAHVAELRRLSVGTLRVDQAVTLESLEALADPAARAARLIPADQVLSAIPDIHLTALAAHYLQRGQAVTARHDYASGWVRLYDPENRFLGMGQVLDDGRVAPRRLLAQKL, encoded by the coding sequence ATGAAACGTCGTGCCGCCTGCCGCCCGGTCGACGGTGTATTGCTGTTGGACAAACCGCGCGGGCCGACCTCGAATCGCGCGTTGCAGCTGGTAAAACACCTGCTCGAAGCCTGTAAGGCCGGGCACACCGGTAGCTTGGATCCGCTGGCGACTGGGCTATTGCCGCTCTGTTTCGGCGAGGCGACCAAGCTTTCGCAATTTCTGTTAGAGGCCGAGAAGCGTTATTGGGCCGTATTTCGCCTGGGGGTAACCACCACGACCTTCGACAGCGAGGGCGAGGTACGGCAGGTGCGGCCGGTAGCCGTCGACCGGCAGATGCTGGAGCGAGCGCTCGTCGAATTCCGGGGTGAGATCGATCAAGTTCCGCCCATGTATTCGGCGCTCAAGCATGAAGGTCGGCCGCTGTATGAATTAGCGCGCGAAGGGTTGGAGGTAGATCGGGAAGTGCGGCGCGTGACGATCGATGAGATCGTTGTGCACTCATTGGAAGGTGACCGCCTCGAGCTCGAAATCGCCTGCTCGAAGGGTACCTATATCCGCAGTTTGGCCTATGACTTGGGCGAGCGGCTTGGGTGCGGTGCCCATGTGGCGGAATTGCGGCGTTTATCGGTGGGTACGTTGCGGGTCGATCAGGCCGTTACCCTTGAGTCACTCGAGGCATTGGCCGATCCGGCTGCGCGTGCGGCCCGGTTGATCCCGGCGGATCAGGTATTGAGCGCCATCCCGGATATTCACCTGACGGCGCTCGCTGCCCATTATCTTCAACGTGGGCAAGCAGTTACGGCACGTCACGATTACGCTTCCGGCTGGGTCCGCCTGTACGATCCAGAGAATCGCTTTCTCGGGATGGGGCAGGTACTGGACGACGGTCGGGTCGCGCCGCGGCGGTTGCTGGCGCAGAAGCTTTAA
- a CDS encoding glycosyltransferase family 4 protein — protein sequence MNLAAAGHEIHVITRQNNRHVIETALGDRAVPRLYFHYYDLPPWARGWKRGGRGVHLYYFLWQWGAFRMARKLCRRHRFDLAHHISFGVFRQPSFMAFLGLPFIFGPVGGGECAPQHLRRSFPFAGKAIDLLRDLANAWAKWDPLMHAVFRRASIILCKTHETLAAIPRRYQAKCRVQLEIGTTTGHSSNVSGRSHERGNDKNAGLRVLFVGRLVYLKGLHLALPAFAQLLHQDTQARFTIVGSGPERARLQQLSEQLGIAQAIDWIPWLSQSKVFEIYPQYDVLLFPSLHDSSGNAVLEALSFGVPVVCLNLGGPGFLVNEQCGIPVPADDEPSAIAGLTEALRRLAANRSLRQSMAQAAAVRADEFSWHRQIEAMNQIYAVATRRTEPAERALP from the coding sequence GTGAATCTCGCCGCTGCCGGACACGAGATACATGTCATCACGCGCCAGAATAATCGCCACGTCATCGAGACGGCGCTGGGCGATCGCGCGGTGCCACGTTTGTATTTTCATTATTACGATCTGCCGCCGTGGGCTCGCGGCTGGAAGCGCGGCGGGCGCGGTGTACATCTTTATTATTTTCTATGGCAGTGGGGCGCTTTCCGGATGGCGCGCAAGCTCTGTCGTCGGCACCGTTTCGATCTGGCACACCACATTAGCTTTGGCGTGTTTCGCCAGCCGAGCTTCATGGCATTTCTCGGGCTGCCCTTTATTTTTGGCCCGGTCGGCGGCGGCGAGTGCGCACCGCAGCATCTGCGCCGCAGTTTTCCGTTCGCTGGCAAAGCGATCGATTTATTGCGCGATCTTGCCAATGCCTGGGCGAAATGGGATCCGCTCATGCATGCGGTGTTTCGTCGCGCGTCGATCATTCTGTGCAAGACGCACGAGACGCTGGCGGCGATCCCGCGGCGGTATCAGGCAAAGTGCCGCGTGCAATTGGAGATTGGCACGACTACCGGTCATTCGAGCAATGTCTCCGGTCGTTCCCACGAACGCGGGAATGACAAAAACGCGGGATTGCGCGTGCTTTTCGTCGGACGCCTCGTCTATTTAAAAGGTCTGCACTTAGCCTTGCCCGCGTTCGCGCAGCTATTACATCAGGATACGCAGGCGCGTTTCACGATCGTCGGTAGTGGACCTGAGCGCGCGCGCCTACAACAGCTCAGCGAGCAATTGGGCATTGCGCAGGCGATCGATTGGATACCGTGGCTATCGCAGTCGAAGGTATTTGAGATCTACCCGCAGTACGACGTCCTGCTCTTTCCCAGCTTGCACGATTCGAGCGGTAACGCCGTGCTGGAGGCGCTCAGTTTCGGTGTGCCGGTCGTGTGCTTAAACCTTGGTGGCCCCGGATTCCTTGTGAATGAGCAGTGCGGGATTCCGGTGCCGGCCGATGATGAACCGAGCGCGATCGCTGGGTTGACCGAGGCGCTACGGCGTTTAGCCGCGAATCGATCGTTGCGTCAATCGATGGCGCAGGCGGCAGCGGTGCGGGCCGACGAGTTTTCGTGGCATCGACAAATCGAAGCGATGAATCAGATCTATGCGGTGGCGACGAGACGCACGGAACCGGCGGAGCGGGCGCTGCCATGA